The Solirubrobacter pauli sequence GTGGCAGGGGCGAACCTTTATCTAGCTCAGGGGCGCGACCAGCTCAGCGTGAACGCGCCGCTGCCGCTCCACGACGTGACGCGCCAGTAGTAGTAGCCCGCCGTACCGGCGTAGCTGATCTGCTCCGTGGACGTCGATCCCTCGGAGTTGGCGACGCGCGTCCACGACGCGCCGTTGTACTTGTAGAGCGCGAGGTCGAAGTCGGCGTTCGCCGGGCCGGTGAGCGACGCGCGGTGCGTGCCGCTCGTGGTCGACTGGTAGTAGGTGCCGTCCGGCTGGACCGATGACGCGCCCGTGCCGGAGAGCGTGCCCGTGCGCGTCTCGGTGCCCGGTGTGGGCGTCGTGGTCGGCGTCGGCGTCACGGTCGGAGTCGGCGTGGGCGTCGGGTTGGGGTTGGTGCCGCCGGTGGGCGGCTGGATGTAGAGCAGCCGGTTCGGCGAGCCGGTGCCGGGGCTCGTGACCTTGCCCGTGGTGGCGTTGCCGATCAGCGCGGTCGCGACGGTCGCGGGGCTCGCGGTCGGGTTGGCCTGCAGGTACACGGCCGCCGCGCCCGCGACGTGCGGCGAGGCCATCGACGTGCCGCTGATCGTGTTCGTCGCGGTGTTGCTCGTGTACCAGGCCGACGTGATGCCGTTACCCGGTGCGAAGAGATCCACGCACGTGCCGTAGTTGGAGAACGAGGCGCGAGCGTCCGTGCGGGTCGTCGCGCCGACCGTGATCGCCTCGGCCGTGCGCGCCGGCGAGGAGTTGCACGCGTTGGCGCTCTCGTTGCCGGCCGCGAGCGCGTAGGTCACGCCGTCGGCGACCGAGTTGCGCACGGCGGTGTCCAGCGCGCTCGAGACGCCGCCGCCGAGGCTCATGTTCGCCACCGCCGCCTGCCCCGCCTGGTGGTTCGTCGTCACCCAGTTCACGCCGCCGATGACGCCCGACGTGGAGCCTTCGCCGTTGCAGTCGAGCACGCGCACGGCGACGAGCGAGACGCCCTTGGCGACGCCGTACGTCGACCCGCCGACCGTGCCGGCGACGTGCGTGCCGTGGCCGTTGCAGTCGTCGGCCGAGCCGCCGTCGATCGCGTCGTAGCCGCTGCTCGCCCGCCCGCCGAAGTCGTTGTGCGTGAACCGGATGCCGGTGTCGATGATGTAGGCCTTGACGCCCGCGCCCGTCTTGTCGTAGCTGTAGGTGGTGCTGAGCGGCAGGTCCCGCTGGTCGAGCCGGTCGAGGCCCCAGGTGGCGTTCGCCTGCGTGGCGCTGAGCCGGACCACCCGGTCCTGCTCGACGAAGTCCACGGCGGAGTCGGCCTTCACGGCCGCCAGCGCCTTGCTGTCGAGCTTGGCGCTGAACCCGTTGAGCACGCGGCCGAAGCTCTCACGCTGGATCCGCCCGCCGCGATCCCGCGCCTTGGTCTTCGCCCGATCCGCCGACGCCGTGCTCGCGTTGTCCTTGAGCACGACGATGTACTGCCCGTCGATCGCTTCCTGCGCCTGCGCGCTCGACGGAACGACCACGAGCGCTGCCGCGAGCAGCGCAAGGGTGAATGACTTCACAGTGGCCTCCCTTTGACCCCTGCCTGAATTGTTCGAGGCGCTTGCACGCCCCGCTCCCGCGCCGCAGAGTAGGGACCCGCCGGGCGTCCTGCTGACACGGTGTCCGTGCGCGGACCCTGGAGCACCCCGGGGAATACCGGCGCGCCCGCTGCGGCACATCCGCGGCACCTCGCGCCACCCACTCGGCTCACGTGCCAGAGGCACGCCACGCTCGAGCGTGCGGCCCGAGGCACTGGCGGCTGCACCACATCGGGCGCACCGAACATTCCCCGGGGCACTCCTACGATCTTCACGTGCCCACCCTGACCCTCCTCCACAACCCTCACTGCCCCACGTCCGTGCACGCGCTCGACGCGCTCACGGAGGCCGGCCACGAGGTCCAGATCCGCAAGTACCTGCTCGTCGCCGAGCGCCTCGACGAGGCCGAGCTGCGGTCGCTCGCCGAGCGCCTCCAGGGCGATCCCGTGGACGCGCTCATCCGGCGCGACAAGAAGTACAAGGACCTCGGGCTCGAGGCGGACGGCTGGGATGTCGACCAGGTCGTCGCCACGCTGCTGGAGCACCCGTCGCTGCTGCAGCGCCCGATCCTCGACGACGGGACGGCGGCCATGATCGGCCGCCCGCGCACCCGCCCCGCGGAGTGGGCGAAGGCCGGGCGCGTGGTCTAGGCGGCGGCCGCCGCGGCCGCCGCTTCGATCTCGGCCTGCTCGCGCGGGACGGCGCGCCCGCCGCGCCACAGCGCGAGTGCCGCGCCGAGCAGCGCCCAGCCGACGAGCACCGCGATCGGGCCGAGGATGCGGGCGCCGTCGAAGTAGAGGATCGAGCGCACGAGGTCGACGCCCGCGCCGGGCGGCAGCAGCCCGCCGACCGTGCCCCAGAAGCCGGGCAGCAACGGCCGGGCGTACGCGCCGCCCGCGGCCGGGTTGCCCAGGATCACGAACAGCAGGATCACGAGCCCCGTGCCCGCCATGCCGGCCAGCGCCTGCAGGCCGCTCGACGCCACCGCGGTCGCGAACACGATCAGCGCGCCCGCCGCCCAGACGGCGAAGAAGGAGCCCGTGAGCACGTCGAAGCCGAGACGGACGACGAGCAGCGTCAGCAGGCTGCCGAGCACGGCGAACGCGGCCAGCGCGCCGACGCGCAGGCCCGCGAGGTTGCGCGAGGAGCTGCGGTTGCCTGCGACCATCCCGAGCAGCACCGCCGCGAAGTAGCCGCCGAACACCCATGCGATCACCACGTAGAAGAGCGACGTGCCGTTCGGATCGCTCGCGCTGAGCGGCTTGACGTCCTGCACCTGCGCCGCCGGGCGGTCCTGCGACGCTTGCACGCGGTTGATGGTCAGCTCGAGCGCGGTCGCCGCGGCGCGGTTGGACGCTGAGGCGGTGTAGAGCGTGTTGGCGCTCGGGTCGTAGACGCCGTAGACCTCGCGGTCGTCGAGCTGCTGCAGGGCCGCGGCGCGGTCGCCCACCGCGCGCACTTCGAGCGGTTGACCGTCCAGTGCGTTGAGCTGCGCCGCCTGCTCGGCGGTGCCGACCACTGCGACCGGCATCTTGCGCGGCGTCGGGTCGTGGAACGCGCCGACGTAGGACGTGGCGAAGGCGACCATCAGGATCAGGGCGCCGACCAGCAGCAGGGCGGCGGCTTTGCGGGGGTTCTCAGGCATGGAAGACCAGTCGTTCGAGGAAGTCGGTGGCGACGGGCGCGAGCGCGCGGATGTCGTCCGGTGAGCCGGCGCGCAGGGCGAGCTCGTTGATCGCGGCCACGGCGGCCAGGGCCAGCGGCGGCGACAGCGGGCGCAGCTCGTCGAACGCGGCGGCCAGGTCGGCGCTGATGTCGACGACAACGGACGCGAAACGATCCTGCCCGATGACGCGCGACGCACGCCCGGCAGGTCCGATCGATGCCACCTCGAGCAGCGAGGCGCGTTCGCCGTCCGACGCCGAGGCCATCGCGTCGACGTACGCCCCGACCATCGCGGCCAGCCGATCCCGCCAGCCGCCGGTGGCCGCGCGGTGTGCGGCCAGCACGGCTTCGACCACGCGCGCCCCGAGCTCCTGGTGCAGCGCGATCAGCGCGCTGTCCTTGTCGGGGAACTGCGCGTAGACCGTCGTGCGCGAGGCGCGCGCGGCCTTGGCGATGTCGGCGATCGTCGTCGCCGAGTAGCCCTTGGCGGCGATCGCGTCGGCGACGCCGCGGAGCACCTGTTGCCGTTGCTCACTCACAGTACGGAATCGTACTCACGAGTACGAATCCGTACTGCGACGCTGCGCACACAGCGCTCGTCGGGACGCTCCGAGACCGGTGGTCAGCCCGCCCAGGCGGGGTTGACGCCGTTCGGCAGGCGGCCGACGCGCGGCCGCTCACGGGTGACGTCGAGCAGCGTGATCGTGCCGTCGGCGGAGGAGCGCTCGCCGCCCCGGAGGGCGACGTGGCGGCCGCTCGCGGCGAGCTCGTGGCCGGTCAACGACGGGAAGTCCTTGAGCGGCGCGAACGTGCCGTCGGGGCGGCGCGTGAGCAGCCGCAGATGCGCCGGTGCGGCCGCGTGGTCGGCGACGAGCACGGCGAGGCGCTGGTTGCCGACCCAGGCCGCCGAGCGGATCGAGCCGGCCCGGTAGGCGGTCTTCGGCGCCTTCCAGGTGGACGCGTCGCCGCCTGTGGCCGCGTAGCTGACCAGCCGCGTGTACGTGCCGGCCCCGCCGGTCGCGAGGGCGAGTACCGAGCGGCCGTCCGGCGCCCACGTGGGCCGGCCGAGGCGCAGGCCGCGCGCCTTCGCGCACGTCGGCGCGACCGGGTCCTGCGGGTCGAGCACGCACACGCGGCCGGCGTCCGCCGGGCCCTTGCCCGTGCGATCGATGAACGCGAGCAGCCCACGGTCCTTGGAGAACACGGGGCGGTGATAGTCGCCGTCAGCCAGCGGCTCGACGGTCGTGCCGTCGGCGGAGATGCGCACCAGGTGCCGCGCCTTGCCGGTGACGTGCACGGCCGCGTACCCGTTGTCGGTGCGGGTGGGTGTCTCGAGCCGGTACTTGGCCGCGGTGAGCCGAGCGGCCTGCTTGTCCGCGCTCGTCCACTGGTAGAGCTGGCCGCTGGTGGCGCCGGCGAACACGAGGTGCGAGGGCAGCTTCGCCGCCTTCGCCGCGGTCGCGGTCGGCTTCTTCGCCACGGGAGCCTTCTTCGGGGCGGCGGCGGACTTCGCGGAGGCGGCCTTGGCGGCGGCCACCGTCGGGGTCGGTGAGGGCGAAGGCGTGGGCGTCTGGCTCGGCGTCGCCGCGTCGGCGGGCGTCGGGTCCTCGACGGCGAGGATCACCGGGCTGCCGAGCGCGCGCTTGGTGCCCGGTGCCGGGTCCTGGCGGATCACGACCCAGTCGTTGCCCGCGCTCGACGGCTGCGGGCTGTACCCGAACTTCGCGCCGGTCAAGGCGTCGGCGGCCTGCGCGAGCGTCATCCCGTTCACGGGCGGGACGACGCCCGTCTTGGCGGGCGCCGCGAGCGTGATGTTCACGCGCTCGCCCTTCTCCATGCCGTCGCCGCCGGCGGGGCTCTGGGCGATGACCGTGCCGAGCGCCGCGCCCTTCGGGGCGGTCGCGTAGGTGGTGCGGCCGAGCTGGAGGCCGTGCTTCTCGAGGATCACGAGCGCTTCGGGGACGGTCGAGCCCTTGAGCTTCGGCACCTCCGTGTCGCGCTTGAGCAGCGCCACCACGATGGCGACGGTGGCGAACGCGAGGACCGTCGCGGGCAGCCACCAGGGGAGCCACGGCTTCTGGCGGAACACGACGCGGCGCGGCACCGGCTCGGACTCGACGCCGCTGACGCGGTGCGTGACGTCGACCTGGTGGTCGGCCGGACGGCCGACGAGGATCGGGCGTGCCACGCCGACGCGGACGACGGCGACGCCGGTTCCGCCGACGGGCACGAGCGTCCGCTCCGGGTACACCGCGACCGGGCAGCTCGCCTCGGTGTCGGTGGCGCCGACGACGATCTCCATCGGGCAGTTGCCCTGGTTGGTGACCGCGACCTCGAACTGCGCGTGCCGGCGTCCGCGCCGGCGCTCGGGCGCGACGTGCATGACCGTGTTCTGGAACGGCTGGACGGTCAGCGTCGCGGGCACCCAGGCCACGTCGACGCCGCGTGTGCGCGAGCGCGCGACGACCATCAGCGGCCATGCGCGCGCCTCCGACGCGGGCGTGCGCGGCGGGTGCAGTCGCACGAGCACGTCCTGCTGGTAGTCGCCGGCCGTGCCCCACGGGTTCAGGAAGACGGTCGGGGTCGAGATCGTCCACCACGACTCGGGCAGGCCGTCGACACGCAGGTCGTACGTGTCCACGATCTCGCCCTGGTTGCGCAGCGTGGCGAGCACGGCGACCTCGATGCCCGGCACCACGGAGACGGCGACGGCCGCGCTCGGGTCGTCCACGCGCGCGGGGTCGCGCAACGTCAGCAGGGTGGCGGGGCGCGCCTCAGCCGGCTCGGGCGGACGGTACCCCGGCGGCTGCGCGGCGGGCGCGGGCGCGTCCTCGTCAGTGGCCAGCACGAGCTCCCACCCCAGGTACTCACCACAGGCGCAGAAGTCCCGGTTGAGCGCGACCGTGCCGCACTTCGGGCATTCGAGCTCGCGGGCCGCCGGCGAGATCATCTGGGGTTCGGGCATGGCCTTCCGGGGATCGGCCCCCGAAGCCCGGACCTTGAGCGCGCTCCGTCAGGCGAACGACGGCCGGTTCGCGCGGTCGGAGGACGACGCCCGCCGGTCCAGCCACCACGCCGCGACGACACCACCGACGGCGCCGAAGGCATGCCCCTGCCACGAGACGCCCGGCGTCGGCACGAGCCCGAACGCGAGCGTGCCGCCGTAGATGAAGAGCACGAGCACCCCCGCCACCAGGTGCAGCGCACGGCGGCTGAACGCCCCGCGCGCGATCAGGTACGCGGCGAAGCCGAACACGAGCCCGCTGGCGCCGATGTGCACCGTGTTCGCCGGCGCGACGAGCCACGTCCCGAGCCCGCCGACGACCGCGACGATGGCGGTGACCGCCGCGACCCGTGCGAGCCCGGACAGCGCGATCACGCCGCCGAGCACGAGGAACGGGATCGTGTTCCCGATCAGGTGCCCGAAGCCGCCGTGGAGCACCGGGGCGAGGGCGACCCCGACGAGGCCTTCCGGGTCGCGCGGCCGGATCCCGGCGGAGTCCAGGTCGCCCGCGAACACGTCGACGATCTCGACCGCCCACATCACGGCGACCATCGCCGCGACGAGCAGGAACCCGCGCACGCGGGGGTCGGCCTTCACCTCGGGGGTCGTGCTCACCATGCGCGTCACGGTAGGGCAGCTCGTTTACGGACAGCTCAAGTCAGGCCGCCTGGCGCAGCGCGCCCGCCAGCTCGCGCCGGCTCTTGAGGTCGAGCTTGCGGAACGCCGCGCGCAGGTGCGTCTCGACCGTCTTGGGCGTCACGAACAGCGCCTGGGCGATCTCGCGGTTGGTGAGCCCGTCGGCGGCCAGGCGGGCGGTGCGCAGCTCGCTCGGCGTGAGCTGGCCGCGCGTGCCGTCCCGCGCACCGCTCGCGGGCTGGACGCCGCACGCCTCGAGCTCCTCCTGCACGGTCGCGCGCAGGCCGAGCGCTCCGCACTCCAACGCGATCTCCAGCGCGCGCAGCAGCGGCTCGCGGGCCTCGCCGGGACGGCCGCTGCGGCGCAGATGGCCGCCCAGGGCGAGACGGGCGCGCGCGTCGACGAGCGGCACGCCCGCCGTCCCGGCGAGCTCGACCGCCTCGCGCAGGCGGCCTTCGCGCTCGTCGGCCGCGGCCGTCTCGCCCAGCACGACCAGCGCGTCGGCGACGGCGGCGGGCGCGCCGAAGGCCACGCACAGCTCGTGGTGCGCGACGGCGAGCTCGAGCGCGGCGGGATCGCCTTCGAGGCGCAGGGCGATCGCGAGCTCGCGCCGCCACGGCAGGTGCACGGGCTGCTCGATGAAGGCGCCGTCCATCGCGTCCCGCAGCGCCTCGGCCTCCGCGCGTGCGGTGCGGGCGTCGCCGAGTGCGTTGGCCACCCGCGCGCGTGCGGCGCGCGCCATCAGGCCTTGGATGACCGGCGGGATCGCGAGCGGCCCTTCGCCGAGCCGCTCGAGCGCCTCGGCGGCCGCGTGCGCGCCGCGCCGCTCCACGAGGATCAGGGCGAGGATGGCCACGGCGGCAGCCCGCCCGACCGGCAGGTCGTCGCCGAACCCGTCGGCGGCGGCGAGCGCCTCGGCTTCGGCCTCGGCCAGCCGGCCCGCCTGCAACCCGGCGAACGCGCGCCAGGTCGTGACCGCCAGCGTCTGCCACAACGAGCCGGTCTCCCGGGCGGTCCGCGCGGGATCGACCGCGTCCAGGACCTCCTCGTGCAGGCCGAGCGTGGCGGCGACCGGCAGCAGCCCGAGCGAGGCCGGTCGCTCCACCAGCTCCCGCGGCACGAGCTCGCCGAGGGCGCGTCGCGCGTACGGCGCGACCTGCGTCACCGTGGCTCCCGGCCGGTAGCCGCGCACCGTCGCCTGCACGGCGTCGACGAGCCGGGCGATCGGCGTTCCCGGTGCCAGGTCCGCCCAGCGCGCGTCCAGGTCGGTCAGGACGGCATCGCCGACCGGCACCAGCCCGATCAGGCGGCTCGCCGCGGCGTTGGCCGCCAGCACCGCCCGCGCCTCCCGGTCCGCGCCGTCGCTGTCCAGCCGCGCGAGCCCGGCCTCCAGCCACTCGATGGCCTCGGCCATCCGGCCTTCCAGCTCGGCGACCGCCGCCAGCTCGAACAGCAGGTTGACCTGGGCCTCGGGCTCGGTCGTCAGCGCGCGAGCGGCCTCGAGGTGCTCGCGGGCTCCGGGCCGCATCAGGTGCCGCTCGGCGATCCCGAGCCGGGTGAGCACCTCGACCCGCCGCCGGTCGCCGGGCGGTTCCGCCAGCGCGCGCTCGAGCAGCGCGACCTGCGTCTCGCGGTCGCCCGGTCCCCGTGCCGCGGCGGCGCCGGCCAGGAGCGCCTCCACCACGTCCGGGTCGCCGAGCGGGTCGGTGGCGAGCAGGTGCTGGGCGGCCCGCGCGGGCGGCGCGCCCGCCGCGCGCAGCACCTCCGCCGCGCGCCGGTGGGACGCGGCCCGCTGGCCGGCGGGCAGGTCGGCGAGCAGCGCAGCGCCGACGATCGCGTGTGCGAGCTCCAGCGGTCGCCCCGGACCGAGCACGTGCGCGGCGGTGAGCGCATCCGCGGCCGTCGTGACCGCGTCCGCCGACAACCCGGTGTGGGCGGCGACGTGGCGGACCTCGGCGTCCGCGCCGAGCACGGCGACCGAGCGCGCCACGGCGACGGCGTCCTCGCCCGCGGCGGTCACGCGGTCGAGCACGAGGCGGACGACGCCGTCAGGGGCGAGCGTCGCCACGGCCTCCGGCGCGACCGACGGCACGGCGGCGAGCTCGTCGGCCAGCGCCACGAGGTAGTAGGGATGGCCGCCCGTGGCGGCGAGCGCCGCGTCGACCTGCGCGTCGGTGGCCTGCGGGGCGAGCTGCGCGACGAGCCGCCGGCCCTCCGCAGGCCCGAGCGGAGCGAGCGCGAGCCGCTCGGTGCGCGCATCGTCGGCGAGCGCGCCGAGCACGGGCGCGCCGCCTGGGCGCAGGCCGAGCGCGACGGCCACGGGCAGGCCGTCGAGCCGCTCCCGCACGAACGCGAGCGCGCGCAGAGACGCGTCGTCGGCCCAGTGCGCGTCGTCGACGACGAGCAGCAGCGGGCCGCGGTCGGCGAGCGCCAGGCAGACCCAGAAGACCGCGTTCAAGGTCGCGAACGGGTCGTCGTCGGGCACCGTCCCCCCGCGGGGGTCCAGCAGGCGCCGGGCCGCTTCCGGCGCTTCTTCGAGCACGCCGGCGTCGCGGGCCGCGCGAGCGAGCAGCCGGACGATCACGCCGAACGCGAGCTGGCCTTCCAGCCGTGCGCCACGCGCCGACAGCACGGTCCAGCCGCGCTCGCGGGCCTCGCCGACGACCGCCTCGAGCAGCGCCGTCTTGCCGATCCCCGCCTCGGCGACCACCGCCAGCACCGCGCCGTCGCCTCGCGCGGCCGCGGCGAGCCGCTCACGCGCGCGCCGGAGCTCCGCCGAGCGACCGAAGATGCGGGAGGACGGGTCCATTTGCCGCCCGCGATCCTACGCGGACGCGCCGCGCGGCTACGCGTCGAGTACGCGGCGCAGCCCGTCGGCGAGCTCGGGGACGAGGCCGTCCGGGTCGGCGACGAGCTGCACCACGCCGGAAGCGACGTCCTGCGCCGCCTCACGCGCCGGGCCCGCGAGCGCGTCTCCGGCGATCCCGCCCGCGCTGGCGAGGGCGGCGAGCACCCCGAGGCGCAAGGGAAGCGCGGACGGAAGCTCGAGGCCGGCGTCGAGCGCGGCGACGAGCTCCGCGCGGGCCTCACCCGCGTCGGACACGCCGGGCGCGCCGCGCGTCATGGCGACGCGCTCGCGGATCGCGTGGCACGGGTCGGGCGGGAGGGCGCCGCCGGCCAGCAGGACCTCCCCTACGTCGCCCGCCGCGAGCAGCACGTCGAGGCCCGGCGCACGCGGGGCGAGCAGCGCGAGGTCCTCGGCGAGCGTCACGGCACCGTGACCGTGGTGGCCAGGTAGCGCGCGCGGTCCAGCGCGCCCGCGACCGAGCCGAGGCGCGTGAGCGACCACACGACGGCCACGCCGTCCTGGATGAACACGCGCGCGCCGGGCATCTCGACGCCGTCCGGCGGCGTCGGCGCGCAGTCCGAGGCGAAGACCAGCACGGGCCGGACGGTCGTC is a genomic window containing:
- a CDS encoding PASTA domain-containing protein; translation: MPEPQMISPAARELECPKCGTVALNRDFCACGEYLGWELVLATDEDAPAPAAQPPGYRPPEPAEARPATLLTLRDPARVDDPSAAVAVSVVPGIEVAVLATLRNQGEIVDTYDLRVDGLPESWWTISTPTVFLNPWGTAGDYQQDVLVRLHPPRTPASEARAWPLMVVARSRTRGVDVAWVPATLTVQPFQNTVMHVAPERRRGRRHAQFEVAVTNQGNCPMEIVVGATDTEASCPVAVYPERTLVPVGGTGVAVVRVGVARPILVGRPADHQVDVTHRVSGVESEPVPRRVVFRQKPWLPWWLPATVLAFATVAIVVALLKRDTEVPKLKGSTVPEALVILEKHGLQLGRTTYATAPKGAALGTVIAQSPAGGDGMEKGERVNITLAAPAKTGVVPPVNGMTLAQAADALTGAKFGYSPQPSSAGNDWVVIRQDPAPGTKRALGSPVILAVEDPTPADAATPSQTPTPSPSPTPTVAAAKAASAKSAAAPKKAPVAKKPTATAAKAAKLPSHLVFAGATSGQLYQWTSADKQAARLTAAKYRLETPTRTDNGYAAVHVTGKARHLVRISADGTTVEPLADGDYHRPVFSKDRGLLAFIDRTGKGPADAGRVCVLDPQDPVAPTCAKARGLRLGRPTWAPDGRSVLALATGGAGTYTRLVSYAATGGDASTWKAPKTAYRAGSIRSAAWVGNQRLAVLVADHAAAPAHLRLLTRRPDGTFAPLKDFPSLTGHELAASGRHVALRGGERSSADGTITLLDVTRERPRVGRLPNGVNPAWAG
- a CDS encoding AAA family ATPase translates to MDPSSRIFGRSAELRRARERLAAAARGDGAVLAVVAEAGIGKTALLEAVVGEARERGWTVLSARGARLEGQLAFGVIVRLLARAARDAGVLEEAPEAARRLLDPRGGTVPDDDPFATLNAVFWVCLALADRGPLLLVVDDAHWADDASLRALAFVRERLDGLPVAVALGLRPGGAPVLGALADDARTERLALAPLGPAEGRRLVAQLAPQATDAQVDAALAATGGHPYYLVALADELAAVPSVAPEAVATLAPDGVVRLVLDRVTAAGEDAVAVARSVAVLGADAEVRHVAAHTGLSADAVTTAADALTAAHVLGPGRPLELAHAIVGAALLADLPAGQRAASHRRAAEVLRAAGAPPARAAQHLLATDPLGDPDVVEALLAGAAAARGPGDRETQVALLERALAEPPGDRRRVEVLTRLGIAERHLMRPGAREHLEAARALTTEPEAQVNLLFELAAVAELEGRMAEAIEWLEAGLARLDSDGADREARAVLAANAAASRLIGLVPVGDAVLTDLDARWADLAPGTPIARLVDAVQATVRGYRPGATVTQVAPYARRALGELVPRELVERPASLGLLPVAATLGLHEEVLDAVDPARTARETGSLWQTLAVTTWRAFAGLQAGRLAEAEAEALAAADGFGDDLPVGRAAAVAILALILVERRGAHAAAEALERLGEGPLAIPPVIQGLMARAARARVANALGDARTARAEAEALRDAMDGAFIEQPVHLPWRRELAIALRLEGDPAALELAVAHHELCVAFGAPAAVADALVVLGETAAADEREGRLREAVELAGTAGVPLVDARARLALGGHLRRSGRPGEAREPLLRALEIALECGALGLRATVQEELEACGVQPASGARDGTRGQLTPSELRTARLAADGLTNREIAQALFVTPKTVETHLRAAFRKLDLKSRRELAGALRQAA
- a CDS encoding rhomboid family intramembrane serine protease, whose amino-acid sequence is MVSTTPEVKADPRVRGFLLVAAMVAVMWAVEIVDVFAGDLDSAGIRPRDPEGLVGVALAPVLHGGFGHLIGNTIPFLVLGGVIALSGLARVAAVTAIVAVVGGLGTWLVAPANTVHIGASGLVFGFAAYLIARGAFSRRALHLVAGVLVLFIYGGTLAFGLVPTPGVSWQGHAFGAVGGVVAAWWLDRRASSSDRANRPSFA
- a CDS encoding S8 family peptidase — protein: MKSFTLALLAAALVVVPSSAQAQEAIDGQYIVVLKDNASTASADRAKTKARDRGGRIQRESFGRVLNGFSAKLDSKALAAVKADSAVDFVEQDRVVRLSATQANATWGLDRLDQRDLPLSTTYSYDKTGAGVKAYIIDTGIRFTHNDFGGRASSGYDAIDGGSADDCNGHGTHVAGTVGGSTYGVAKGVSLVAVRVLDCNGEGSTSGVIGGVNWVTTNHQAGQAAVANMSLGGGVSSALDTAVRNSVADGVTYALAAGNESANACNSSPARTAEAITVGATTRTDARASFSNYGTCVDLFAPGNGITSAWYTSNTATNTISGTSMASPHVAGAAAVYLQANPTASPATVATALIGNATTGKVTSPGTGSPNRLLYIQPPTGGTNPNPTPTPTPTVTPTPTTTPTPGTETRTGTLSGTGASSVQPDGTYYQSTTSGTHRASLTGPANADFDLALYKYNGASWTRVANSEGSTSTEQISYAGTAGYYYWRVTSWSGSGAFTLSWSRP
- a CDS encoding arsenate reductase family protein; translated protein: MPTLTLLHNPHCPTSVHALDALTEAGHEVQIRKYLLVAERLDEAELRSLAERLQGDPVDALIRRDKKYKDLGLEADGWDVDQVVATLLEHPSLLQRPILDDGTAAMIGRPRTRPAEWAKAGRVV
- a CDS encoding DUF3533 domain-containing protein; this translates as MPENPRKAAALLLVGALILMVAFATSYVGAFHDPTPRKMPVAVVGTAEQAAQLNALDGQPLEVRAVGDRAAALQQLDDREVYGVYDPSANTLYTASASNRAAATALELTINRVQASQDRPAAQVQDVKPLSASDPNGTSLFYVVIAWVFGGYFAAVLLGMVAGNRSSSRNLAGLRVGALAAFAVLGSLLTLLVVRLGFDVLTGSFFAVWAAGALIVFATAVASSGLQALAGMAGTGLVILLFVILGNPAAGGAYARPLLPGFWGTVGGLLPPGAGVDLVRSILYFDGARILGPIAVLVGWALLGAALALWRGGRAVPREQAEIEAAAAAAAA
- a CDS encoding TetR/AcrR family transcriptional regulator, which produces MSEQRQQVLRGVADAIAAKGYSATTIADIAKAARASRTTVYAQFPDKDSALIALHQELGARVVEAVLAAHRAATGGWRDRLAAMVGAYVDAMASASDGERASLLEVASIGPAGRASRVIGQDRFASVVVDISADLAAAFDELRPLSPPLALAAVAAINELALRAGSPDDIRALAPVATDFLERLVFHA